In the Caviibacter abscessus genome, ATAGTTATAGTATATTTTTTTATAAAATCAATCAATTATATCATATAACTTAGCTACTCTCAATAGAAAAAAGAAGAACTAAAACGTTCTTCTCTTGCTTAAATTCTGCATTTTCACTTATTTGTTATTTATTAATTTGCAGTCCCATTTTAAATTAGAATCTACTTTTCTTTTTTTCTTAATAGTTTTCTTTGGTTTTGCAGGAACTTCTACTATTTTTTCAACTATTTCAGGTACTTTTACTCTTTTTTCAACTTTAACTAATTTCTCTATAACTCTAGGATTACATTTAGGACATCTTATTTGTTTTGTTGGGAAATGTTGTGAACCTAATTGTACACCAACTCTTATCCCTATTTTATGATGAAAATCTTGTGCAGGTTTAAGTTCAGTTAAACCACATCTTCTAATATTCATATGTTTATACGGGAAAAATTTACCATCATATAATATTTCAGCTAAGAAATATTTATAGTCAAGCCCTAAACCTAAACCGTAATATAGACCACTTGTAATAGCATCATAACTTGTTTTAGTATTTTGTCTAATATGAAAATAATGAAAGTTATTATTTGGATCCTTTTCTTTTGCAAAAGCATATCCAAGTCTTCCAAATGTATATAAATTTAAATCATTTTTTCTATAATATGTATACTTTAATGTTGCATAAACAGGCAACATACTTGCTGTAGAATCTTTACCATAATGTAGCGTTTTAGCTCCAAAATTATATTCAAAACCTGCTCCAATTTTTAGTTTATTATCAAAATAACTAAGTGGTATTATTTCAGCACCTATTACAAATCCACCTGTGTAAGGTATGCTTTTTGTAGTATCCGTTATATTGGTAGATCCTCTATAAAAGTCATATCCAACTTTTATATTCCCTTCAACAGCTAATATATTAAACGATATCAATAAATAAACCAATATCGATATTATCTTATTCATATTTTCTCCTTTTATATTTTTTCCGCATTCTATCACTAGTTTAAAAAAAATTTCAAGAAAAATATTTTAGTAAAAATTTTCACAATCTATTGTAGAAATTAATTATCATTACTTAAATTTAGAAAAAATTTTTTATAAAAATTTTTAGTTAAATAAGCTCTCTTTATATTTCCTAAATAAAAAAAAGAAGAACCTAAAAGGTCCTTTCTAAAAAAATTGGGCTAACAAATGTTAGCTCCCAACTCTTATATATTTATCTATTTCTTCTTGCTCCAAAGCCCATACTATTTTGCATTGTTCTTCACTTTTTCTAAGATCTATCACTCTTTGATTTGCTGAACCTCTAAATTTTAGTTTTAAGTCAAGTAAATCAAGCATAAATTTTCCATCTACAAGCACATCTACTTCATCAAGTATTTGTCTAGTATAAGGTAATCTTTTACACATATAATCCATTACATACTCATAAGTAAAACCTGTATAACACCATATTGTTTTATACGGAATTTCTTTTTTTACTTCTTTTACTAATTTGCACACCCATTCTTGATTTTTAGGGTCAAGCGGTTCTCCACCAAGAAGTGTTAAACCCATTATGAAATCTCTTTTAAGTAGTTTTATTATTTCCTTAATATTTTCACTTGTAAATTCCTGTCCCGCATCAAACTTCCAAATTTCTTCATTAAAACAACCTTTACAAGCGTGTCTACATCCACTTACAAATAAAGAAGTTCTAATGCCTGGACCATTTGCAACATCAAACGGTTTAATTATTGCATAATTCATAATTACTCCTTACAAATGTAAAACCCTTTTCGCTATTTCTTTTGTTTTTCCTTCATTCCAGAAATTT is a window encoding:
- the nrdG gene encoding anaerobic ribonucleoside-triphosphate reductase activating protein: MNYAIIKPFDVANGPGIRTSLFVSGCRHACKGCFNEEIWKFDAGQEFTSENIKEIIKLLKRDFIMGLTLLGGEPLDPKNQEWVCKLVKEVKKEIPYKTIWCYTGFTYEYVMDYMCKRLPYTRQILDEVDVLVDGKFMLDLLDLKLKFRGSANQRVIDLRKSEEQCKIVWALEQEEIDKYIRVGS